The nucleotide sequence TTGAGCGCGATCGCCGCGGCCTGCCCCACCTTGCCGGCCCCGATCACCAGCACCGGCACGACGGGCGTCTGACGCGCCGGCAGCAGGGCGTCGAGCGCCGCCACCTGCGGGGCCGTGCCGGCGACCACCACGACGCTGTCGGGCTGAATCACCGTCTGGGGGTACGCCGGCCGCAGGCGGCCGCGTTCCCACAGCCCGACGACGTTCAGCCCCGTGCGCTCCCGCAGCCGCGTGCCCCGCACCGTCTCGCCCGACAGCAGCGTCCCCCGCGCCGGCAGCTCCGCAATCTGCAGGTCGCCGAAGCTTCCGATGACGTGCGCCTCGGCACGGCCCACGTCGACGCGGTTGGCGAGGTACTCGCCCAGCTGGTGCTTGAGCGGCAGGACGTGCGTCGCCCCGGCCAGTTGGAGGATGTCGAGCGATTCTTCTTCCTCGACGATGGCCACGATGGGCACGTCGGGCGCGACCTCGCGCACGGTCAGCGTGATGTTCGTGTTCGTCGTGTCGGCGCAGTTGGCCAGAACGAGGCGGGCCGTTCCCGCCTCGAGACGCTGGTAGGTGGCGCCGCTGTCGCTCTCCCCCGCCACCACCGAGACGTCGTCGCCGACCAGCTGGGCGGCCCGGGTCGGGTCGGACTCGATGACGAAGTAGGGCACGCCCTCGCCCTTCAGGCGATCCACGAGCCCCGCCGCGACGTCGTCGTGCTCGGCGATGATCACGTGACCACTGGTCTTCGCCGGGACCTTCCGGGGTGCGCGCAGCCGCACCCGCGCCTCGAGCCAGGGGGCGTAGAACAGCCTGATGAAGAGAAACGGCATCAGGACGAGCAGCAGGAAGACGCCCGACAGCAGGACGACCACGCTGAAGACACGGCCGAGGTCGCTCGTGAACGTGATGTCGCCGAACCCGAGCGTCGTCATCACCACGAGCGTCCAGTAGAAGCCCGTGACCCACGAGTGCTGCTCGCCCTCGACGTGGAGCTTGATCAGGTGGAAGACCACTGTGTGCGTGGCGATGACGAGCGCCACAAACAGCAGGTACTTCACGAGCGAGCGCAGGTTGCCCTGCATCTCGCGCTCGCTCACGAGGTAGGCGAACTCGCTGCCGAGGAACTTCATCGCGCGCCGATTCTACCGGAGGCGCACACGACGCACGACGGTTTCGGTGCCAGCGCCGGCGCCGTCGCTGGCGGCGACCTCCGTCCCGGCGACGTAGTAGAACTCGTCGCCGGCGAGCGCGGCGACGAGTTCGCCGGCGGTCGAGGTCACCGCCCCGTCGATGATCTCGACACCAGCCACCGACCGGCCCGTGCTGCCGAGGGCGAAGCGCACGACCCGCCGCTCGCCACCGGGCAGCGCCTGAACCGCGACGAGCGCGCCGCGATACCATCGCAGCCGGCGGACACCGCTGGTGTCGACCTCGGGCGGATGCGACAGCGGAGTGGCGACGCCGCTCGCCAGATCGACGCGCGCCAGGCCCCCGGCGTGCGCCACGTAGAGGTGGCGTTCGCCACCCGACGGCGACAGGCTCACCGGGTCGAGGTCGTCGAGGCGGGCCGCCAGCTCGAGGCGACGGCTGCCAGGGTTCAGGCGGAAGATCCGTCGTCCCAGCGTGTCGAGCACGACCACCAGACCCGCGTCGGTCACGGCGACCTCCGTGAACCGGGCGGGCTGGTCGGCGTCGTCCACCGACCAGGTGTCGAGGGGCCGCCCCGAGATGAGCTGAACCTTGTGCAGCGCTGCCGATGGCCCGGCACCGGGGGCGGCCCCGGCCTCCACCTCCCCCGCGCTCACGACCCACAAGTCGCCGCGCCGCGGGTCGATGGTCATGGCGGTGATGTCGAAGAAGCCGGCCGAGTCGGCTCGCACGAGGTCGTCGACCCGTCGCGACTCCTCCGCAACGACGAGAATCTTGCGCTGCGGGCTGCCGAGGAGGAACCGGCCAGACACCGCGTCGTAGGCGAACGCGGCGGAGTTGATCGACGACATGGGCAGTCGCACGGCTTCTTCGACGCGCGAGCGCGACACCATCGCGGGAGCGACCACCGGAGCGACCGCGGGGGCCGCCCCCGGCGTCGCGGGCAGCGTCTCCGGCAGAACGGCGGGCCGGGGGGGCGAGCCGCCGGCAGGCGCGACCGCCGTCGTTTCGCTTCCCGCCACGGGACTCTCCGAGACCTTCGAAGGCGCCGGACCCACGCTCGCGGCAGACAGCGAGGCGGCCGCCTCGAGGGCGGCGAACATCGCCTCGACCTCCGGCCAGCCGCTCAGCGCCCGAACACGGCGGAAATCGTCGTTCCGGGCGGCATCGGTCCAGACGCCCCGCTCCGCCAGGCGCCGAAGCATCACAATGGCATCGCCGGGTCGACCGCTCAGGCTCATCGCCCGGGCGAGCAGCAGCATCAGGTCCGCGTCGCGCGGTGGACCTTTCTGGACGGTACGCCAGGCGAGGTCGTGGTAGCGCTCGAAGTCCTCGCTCGCGGCCGCAGCGAGCGCGGCGTCGCGGCACGCCTGCCAGGATGAACACTCGGGCGTCTGGGCGAACACGGGGGAAACGAGGGTGGTGCAGACAACGACCAGGAACGCCGGCAGCCACCGGACGCCGCACGGGAAGAGCATCCACCTAGCGTAGCGCGGATCGTCGCCAATCGGATGGCGCGAGTGCACCGGGGCGTCCGCGCGGCGGCGGGGGTGGGCCACCCGCCACCAGCCTGCAGGCGCCAGCCAGACGGTCGGGGATCGCGGCCTTCTCCGTCGGTCGGTCACCCCACTGGGAGTGGAGCGAGGGCCAGCCGTCCCAACCGCTGATTTCGCCCACCAG is from Acidobacteriota bacterium and encodes:
- a CDS encoding NAD-binding protein yields the protein MKFLGSEFAYLVSEREMQGNLRSLVKYLLFVALVIATHTVVFHLIKLHVEGEQHSWVTGFYWTLVVMTTLGFGDITFTSDLGRVFSVVVLLSGVFLLLVLMPFLFIRLFYAPWLEARVRLRAPRKVPAKTSGHVIIAEHDDVAAGLVDRLKGEGVPYFVIESDPTRAAQLVGDDVSVVAGESDSGATYQRLEAGTARLVLANCADTTNTNITLTVREVAPDVPIVAIVEEEESLDILQLAGATHVLPLKHQLGEYLANRVDVGRAEAHVIGSFGDLQIAELPARGTLLSGETVRGTRLRERTGLNVVGLWERGRLRPAYPQTVIQPDSVVVVAGTAPQVAALDALLPARQTPVVPVLVIGAGKVGQAAAIALKRKGLPVHVIDREAGALVSLATEVDRVFSGDAADRRLLERAGIEQAPSVLLTTNDDAMNIYLAVYCRRLNAQVRIVSRITYERNVEAIHRAGADFVLSYTSLGIEAVLSILRGHDLVLLGEGVELFSIPVPASLADRPLRESGIGSKTGLSVVALKREGVLVTQLTVETILHSGAELIMLGSLEQRRAFAEAFEGGGSRR